The following are encoded together in the Hyalangium minutum genome:
- a CDS encoding GDP-mannose 4,6-dehydratase, with product MRILVTGADGFAGRHLCELLRAAGDEVVEVYGPRAEGVNSDAQNFDIANEAAVRTAVENARPEGIIHLAGFSSVVRSHGNPARVFAVNALGAVNLLTAARDLCPKARVVLISSGEVYGPLPEGIRAGEREPVLPLNPYASSKVAAEIAGLQFHRNYGLHVVVARPFNPLGAGQAPTCAVPSFAAQLWAIQKRKAESVVRTGDLAVIRDFSHVRDVVAAYRLLVTKGEAGQTYNICSGTGRTIRSVLEEMMALAKVSARVEVDPARQRPTDMPRLVGVPDKLRALGWEPRYSVTDALREALGLRQA from the coding sequence ATGCGAATCCTGGTCACGGGCGCGGATGGCTTCGCGGGACGGCACCTATGCGAGCTGCTGCGCGCGGCGGGCGATGAGGTGGTGGAGGTGTACGGCCCACGCGCCGAGGGCGTGAACAGCGACGCGCAGAACTTCGACATTGCGAACGAGGCGGCGGTGCGCACGGCGGTGGAGAACGCCCGGCCGGAGGGGATCATCCACCTCGCGGGCTTCAGCTCGGTGGTCCGCAGCCACGGCAACCCGGCACGCGTGTTCGCGGTCAACGCGCTCGGAGCCGTCAACCTGCTGACGGCAGCAAGAGACCTGTGCCCCAAGGCCCGCGTGGTGCTGATCAGCTCCGGCGAGGTGTACGGCCCCTTGCCCGAAGGCATCCGCGCTGGGGAGCGGGAGCCCGTCCTTCCTCTCAACCCGTATGCCAGCTCGAAGGTCGCTGCGGAGATCGCGGGCCTGCAGTTCCACCGGAACTACGGGCTTCACGTGGTCGTCGCCCGGCCCTTCAACCCCCTGGGAGCGGGACAGGCTCCCACCTGCGCGGTGCCCTCGTTCGCCGCTCAGCTCTGGGCCATCCAGAAACGCAAGGCGGAGTCCGTGGTGCGCACGGGCGACCTGGCGGTGATCCGGGACTTCTCCCATGTCCGGGACGTGGTGGCGGCCTACCGGCTCCTCGTGACGAAGGGCGAAGCGGGCCAGACGTACAACATCTGCAGCGGCACGGGCCGCACGATCCGGTCCGTGCTGGAGGAGATGATGGCGCTGGCGAAGGTCTCCGCCCGCGTTGAAGTGGATCCGGCGCGGCAGCGGCCCACCGACATGCCCCGCCTCGTGGGTGTCCCGGACAAGCTGCGAGCGCTCGGGTGGGAGCCCCGTTACTCGGTGACCGACGCATTGCGCGAGGCACTCGGCCTGCGCCAGGCCTGA
- a CDS encoding WD40/YVTN/BNR-like repeat-containing protein, with the protein MRGPAPTSAFDATRAAHRRAWPGVLCLTVLSLTVACIDGEPSEPVPPPPENPDGGGCQPKTCQQLGFDCGEVASDGCGGTLNCGTCVAPSTCGGGGKANVCGCKPRTQCTFEEGECGVAPDGCGGFVSCGTCPEPEVCGARGQANTCGIPSAERYCTVDGWCWEYPLPHGNTIYGAHFRAADDGWAVGEEGHVQHWDGTKWSQVTSGTLAPLRGVHATAANDVWAVGDTGTLLRNQGSGFQKLDAGTPQNLLSVWAASVADVWTVGAKGTLLRNQGSGFQKLDAGTARDVRDVWGSGPNDVWMVGNAGLVMRHDGSGLTTVSTSSLDGGVSEDLYEVTGTGPQDVWAVTSDDPCLFCLDYGAVYRLTPQGMSQSFYGPDQLFHIFAAAPNHVLTVGEDSRYLWNGNTWRETSVGRDGVLAGTAPEDVWLLGANGLIQRWSGTSWTTKVPTRLLGEVRDIHGSSATNVWAVDTEGNALFWNGGGWRELKADTFDDNSEGVYTASPTATWVVFEGISSSDNVIYLWNGTAFTKELDGNASSLYGIHGSSETDVWAVGESGTALHRTAAGWTPQPTGAGATLHDVWVSPGMAVAVGDSGTIMRWDGTAWTGMNSGTSSSLRTVWGSSPTDIWAAGAGGILLRYNGTAWLPASSGTTSTLNALWGTGPADVWAAGAGGTLLHFNGTQWSRVSTGTRRALTAGWSSSTTDVWVGGDTAIFHKP; encoded by the coding sequence ATGCGCGGCCCCGCTCCCACTTCTGCCTTTGACGCGACGCGTGCGGCCCATCGGCGGGCGTGGCCGGGGGTGCTGTGCCTGACCGTCCTCTCGCTGACAGTGGCCTGCATCGATGGGGAACCCTCGGAGCCTGTGCCGCCTCCCCCAGAAAACCCAGATGGGGGTGGATGCCAGCCGAAGACGTGTCAGCAGCTCGGCTTCGACTGCGGCGAAGTGGCCAGTGACGGATGCGGAGGAACGCTGAACTGCGGCACGTGCGTGGCCCCCTCCACATGCGGAGGCGGAGGCAAAGCCAACGTGTGCGGCTGCAAGCCCCGCACGCAGTGCACCTTCGAAGAGGGCGAGTGCGGCGTCGCGCCTGACGGCTGCGGTGGGTTCGTCTCCTGCGGCACGTGCCCGGAGCCGGAGGTCTGTGGCGCGCGAGGCCAGGCCAACACGTGCGGCATCCCCTCCGCCGAGCGCTATTGCACCGTGGATGGCTGGTGCTGGGAGTACCCGCTGCCGCACGGCAACACGATCTATGGCGCGCACTTCCGCGCGGCGGATGACGGGTGGGCGGTGGGCGAGGAGGGGCACGTCCAGCACTGGGATGGAACGAAGTGGTCCCAGGTGACCAGCGGGACACTCGCCCCGCTGCGCGGCGTGCATGCGACGGCAGCGAATGACGTGTGGGCCGTGGGCGACACGGGCACGCTGCTGCGCAACCAGGGCAGCGGCTTCCAGAAGCTGGACGCGGGCACGCCTCAGAACCTGCTGTCCGTGTGGGCCGCGAGCGTGGCGGACGTGTGGACGGTGGGCGCCAAGGGCACGCTGCTGCGCAACCAGGGCAGTGGCTTCCAGAAGCTGGACGCGGGCACCGCGAGGGACGTGCGAGACGTGTGGGGCAGCGGCCCGAACGATGTCTGGATGGTGGGCAACGCGGGCCTGGTCATGCGCCATGACGGCAGCGGCCTGACCACCGTGAGCACCTCTTCGCTGGATGGAGGCGTCTCCGAGGATCTCTACGAGGTGACGGGCACGGGTCCGCAGGACGTGTGGGCGGTGACCTCGGATGACCCCTGCCTCTTCTGCCTGGATTACGGGGCCGTGTACCGGCTCACGCCGCAGGGGATGTCGCAGAGCTTCTACGGACCGGATCAGCTGTTCCACATCTTCGCGGCGGCACCGAATCACGTGCTCACGGTGGGCGAGGACTCGCGCTACCTGTGGAACGGGAACACCTGGCGGGAGACGAGCGTGGGGCGCGATGGCGTCCTCGCAGGCACGGCGCCCGAGGACGTGTGGCTCCTGGGCGCGAATGGCCTGATCCAGCGGTGGTCCGGCACCTCGTGGACGACGAAGGTGCCGACGCGCCTGCTGGGAGAGGTCCGGGACATCCACGGCAGCTCGGCTACGAACGTGTGGGCGGTGGACACCGAGGGCAATGCACTGTTCTGGAACGGCGGGGGCTGGCGAGAGCTGAAGGCGGACACGTTCGATGACAACAGCGAGGGCGTCTATACGGCCTCGCCGACGGCCACGTGGGTGGTGTTCGAGGGCATCTCCAGCTCGGACAACGTCATCTATCTCTGGAATGGCACGGCCTTCACGAAGGAACTCGATGGGAATGCCAGCAGCCTCTACGGCATCCACGGCTCGTCGGAGACGGACGTGTGGGCCGTGGGTGAGTCCGGCACGGCCTTGCATCGGACAGCGGCCGGGTGGACGCCGCAGCCGACGGGCGCGGGGGCGACGCTGCACGATGTGTGGGTGAGCCCCGGAATGGCGGTCGCGGTGGGCGACTCGGGCACCATCATGCGGTGGGACGGAACGGCGTGGACCGGCATGAACTCGGGCACGAGCTCGTCACTGCGCACCGTGTGGGGGAGCAGCCCTACGGACATCTGGGCGGCTGGAGCGGGTGGCATCCTGCTCCGCTACAACGGGACAGCCTGGCTCCCAGCTTCGAGCGGTACGACGTCCACGCTGAACGCACTGTGGGGTACCGGGCCCGCGGATGTCTGGGCGGCGGGGGCGGGCGGCACGCTGCTGCACTTCAATGGGACGCAGTGGAGCCGCGTGTCCACGGGCACTCGCCGTGCACTGACTGCAGGGTGGTCCTCCTCCACCACGGACGTGTGGGTGGGCGGAGACACGGCCATCTTCCACAAGCCCTGA
- a CDS encoding glycosyltransferase family 4 protein yields MSIGPIAFDASLWDEPTTGIGLYTRCLASSLEGFGVTLERFGARVSGEHPRGQMGRTGYALAHLPRDLRASQARLFHALGNFNLPLTRVPGKAYVVTVHDLLPLTMRETVSTAFRWQFRLWLSRSLRVADRVICVSAHTEDELLARFPEATGRTLVVHNGVDHVDAERLDLTGEAFVRALALPKDFVLYAGSLDVRKNVSLVLDALERLRAQGKKASLVLAGQSWFGSGPVETRVGRMRAEGFDIRPLGYQSAPVFYELMRRAAVFVFPSLGEGFGLPPLEAMRLGTATIVSNAGALPEVCGDAAPAVRPDDAEGLAEVIDQLLRSPEERRSWAEKGRRRAEQFTWKRAAERTLEAYESALAQVGG; encoded by the coding sequence GTGTCCATCGGGCCCATTGCTTTCGACGCGAGCCTCTGGGACGAGCCCACCACGGGGATCGGTCTCTACACCCGGTGTCTGGCCTCCTCCCTGGAGGGATTCGGAGTGACCCTGGAGCGCTTCGGCGCTCGGGTATCAGGCGAGCACCCTCGGGGACAGATGGGCCGCACGGGCTATGCGCTGGCCCACCTTCCGAGGGACCTGAGGGCATCACAGGCGCGGCTGTTCCACGCACTGGGCAACTTCAACCTCCCGCTCACGCGCGTACCCGGCAAAGCGTACGTCGTCACCGTGCATGATCTGCTCCCGTTGACGATGCGGGAGACGGTGTCCACGGCGTTCCGGTGGCAGTTCCGCCTGTGGCTGTCGCGCAGCCTGAGGGTCGCCGACCGGGTGATCTGTGTCAGCGCTCATACGGAGGATGAACTCCTCGCGCGTTTCCCCGAGGCAACCGGGCGCACGCTGGTGGTGCACAACGGCGTGGATCATGTGGACGCCGAGCGACTGGACCTCACGGGCGAGGCGTTCGTGCGGGCGCTGGCGCTGCCCAAGGACTTCGTGCTGTACGCGGGCTCGCTGGACGTGCGCAAGAACGTGAGCCTGGTACTGGACGCGCTGGAGCGCCTGAGGGCTCAGGGGAAGAAGGCGTCGCTGGTGCTGGCGGGGCAGAGCTGGTTTGGCTCGGGTCCGGTGGAGACGCGGGTGGGGCGGATGCGGGCAGAGGGCTTCGACATCCGCCCGCTGGGTTACCAGTCCGCTCCGGTCTTCTACGAGCTGATGCGGCGCGCGGCGGTCTTCGTGTTTCCGTCCCTAGGGGAAGGGTTCGGGCTGCCCCCGCTGGAGGCCATGCGACTGGGGACGGCCACGATCGTCTCGAATGCAGGCGCGTTGCCGGAGGTGTGTGGCGATGCGGCGCCTGCGGTTCGCCCGGATGACGCGGAAGGGTTGGCGGAGGTGATCGACCAACTTCTGCGCTCACCCGAGGAGCGGCGCAGCTGGGCGGAGAAGGGGCGGCGGCGCGCCGAGCAGTTCACCTGGAAGCGTGCCGCCGAGCGGACCTTGGAGGCGTACGAGTCCGCACTCGCGCAGGTGGGGGGATAG
- a CDS encoding glycosyltransferase: MAVHQLIPSFVPGDATGQAALHLQLLLRRMGHFGELYAGEVGAGLESLANPVSALRPTPEDLVLYHHGIASPLSGLLMHLPCRRGLVFHNISPARFYTGTPLAEALTSGRAQLAAMAPFVEVAIGVSDFNSAELRAAGYRKVHTVPLFIEPDRFSLANADPALLQRLQGPSPTVLSVSRVAPHKRFEDLLALHAELVRLRPDARLLLVGGYEPGSRYFKSLQRTAKSLPGVYFLGRLSHSELVAAYRSAQVFVSMSEHEGFGVPLVEAMAAEVPVLAFGAAAVPETLGGAGIAFDQKHFSFLSELVVEVTENTDLRQRLLQGQARRLAHFSAENSQQALTKALGETASPRPKPRRPARKPKRPRVGIVVQRYGEVTGGAERHAQQLAEHLAPHWDLTLLTTCAKNHLSWENVFPPGPDEVDGLPVLRFPVTRTRNIRPFNALSNTVFNRPNERLREEHWVAEQGPLSPALLSHLETARDAYDAFVFFTYLYAPTVWGLPMVANRTMLVPTAHDEPPIRFGTYADVFERPRVLMCNTPEEVSLIERFYPKHARARVVGVGVDRPKATPQNFREKHGIHRPYLLYVGRLEPGKGIPELLSHHRALKDRYADAPDLVLAGEAHMDLSGEGVRYVGRIDEQDKHDALAGALAVVVPSRFESLSLLTLEAFAQSTPVLVNGHSDVLVGQVERSGAGRAYKDLESFIHGLREVGTERATMGQKGLAYAKKYSWTKVVAAYQEELDRILEEKHS, from the coding sequence ATGGCAGTCCATCAGCTGATTCCCAGCTTCGTCCCGGGTGATGCCACCGGCCAGGCCGCGCTGCACCTGCAGCTGCTCCTGCGCCGCATGGGCCACTTCGGCGAGCTCTACGCGGGCGAAGTGGGCGCTGGCCTCGAGTCCCTCGCAAACCCCGTCTCAGCCCTCCGCCCCACCCCCGAGGACCTCGTCCTCTACCACCACGGCATTGCCTCCCCGCTGAGCGGCCTCCTGATGCACCTGCCCTGCCGCCGCGGGCTCGTCTTCCACAACATCAGCCCCGCCCGCTTCTACACCGGCACCCCGCTGGCCGAGGCCCTCACCTCCGGCCGTGCCCAGCTCGCCGCCATGGCTCCCTTCGTGGAGGTGGCCATCGGCGTCTCGGACTTCAACAGCGCGGAGCTGCGCGCCGCCGGCTACCGCAAGGTCCACACCGTCCCACTCTTCATCGAGCCCGACCGCTTCTCCCTGGCCAACGCGGACCCCGCCCTCCTCCAGCGCCTCCAAGGCCCCAGCCCCACGGTCCTCAGCGTGAGCCGCGTGGCCCCCCACAAGCGCTTCGAGGATCTCCTCGCGCTCCACGCGGAGCTGGTGCGCCTGCGCCCCGATGCCCGCCTCCTGCTTGTCGGCGGCTACGAGCCCGGCAGCCGCTACTTCAAGTCTCTGCAGCGCACCGCCAAGAGCCTGCCCGGCGTCTACTTCTTGGGCCGGCTGAGCCACTCGGAGCTCGTCGCTGCCTACCGCTCCGCGCAGGTCTTCGTCTCCATGAGCGAGCACGAGGGCTTCGGCGTCCCGCTCGTCGAGGCCATGGCTGCCGAGGTGCCTGTGCTCGCTTTCGGCGCCGCCGCCGTGCCGGAAACACTCGGCGGTGCGGGCATCGCCTTCGATCAGAAGCACTTCTCCTTCCTCTCCGAGCTGGTCGTCGAGGTCACCGAGAACACCGACCTGCGCCAGCGCCTGCTCCAAGGCCAGGCCCGGCGCCTCGCCCACTTCTCCGCGGAGAACAGCCAGCAGGCCCTCACCAAGGCACTCGGCGAAACGGCCTCTCCCCGCCCCAAGCCTCGCCGGCCTGCCCGAAAGCCGAAGCGCCCCCGCGTGGGCATCGTGGTGCAGCGCTACGGCGAGGTGACGGGAGGCGCCGAGCGCCACGCCCAGCAGCTCGCCGAGCACCTCGCGCCTCACTGGGACCTCACGCTCCTCACCACCTGCGCGAAGAACCACCTCTCCTGGGAGAACGTCTTCCCGCCGGGGCCCGACGAGGTGGACGGGCTGCCGGTGCTGCGCTTCCCGGTGACACGCACGCGCAACATCCGCCCCTTCAACGCCCTGTCCAACACCGTCTTCAACCGGCCCAACGAGCGGCTCCGCGAGGAGCACTGGGTGGCCGAGCAGGGCCCGCTGTCCCCCGCCCTGCTCTCGCACCTCGAGACGGCCCGGGACGCCTACGACGCCTTCGTCTTCTTCACCTATCTCTACGCGCCCACCGTCTGGGGCCTGCCCATGGTGGCGAACCGGACGATGCTCGTGCCCACCGCGCACGACGAGCCCCCCATCCGCTTCGGCACCTACGCGGACGTCTTCGAGCGTCCCCGCGTTCTCATGTGCAACACCCCAGAGGAAGTCTCCCTCATCGAGCGCTTCTACCCGAAGCACGCGCGCGCCCGGGTCGTTGGCGTGGGAGTGGACCGGCCCAAGGCCACGCCCCAGAACTTCCGCGAGAAGCACGGCATCCACCGCCCCTACCTGCTCTACGTGGGCCGCCTGGAGCCCGGAAAGGGCATCCCCGAGCTGCTCTCGCACCACCGCGCACTGAAGGACCGGTACGCGGACGCGCCGGACCTCGTCCTCGCGGGTGAGGCCCACATGGACCTGTCCGGCGAGGGCGTGCGCTACGTGGGCCGCATCGACGAACAGGACAAGCACGACGCCCTGGCCGGAGCGCTCGCGGTGGTGGTGCCCTCGCGCTTCGAGAGCCTGTCGCTGCTCACCTTGGAGGCCTTCGCCCAGTCGACGCCGGTGCTCGTCAATGGACACTCCGACGTGCTGGTGGGCCAAGTGGAGCGCAGCGGGGCCGGCCGGGCGTACAAGGATCTGGAGTCGTTCATCCACGGCCTGCGCGAGGTGGGCACCGAGCGAGCCACCATGGGCCAGAAGGGCCTCGCCTACGCGAAGAAATACTCCTGGACGAAGGTGGTGGCCGCCTACCAGGAAGAGCTGGATCGCATCCTCGAGGAGAAGCACTCATGA
- a CDS encoding bifunctional glycosyltransferase/class I SAM-dependent methyltransferase, which produces MTAPSQQPRLLIFVIAYYAESTLRWVLERIPASIFEQYACEVLVVDDASQDRTFEIGREYQENHPDIRMTVLRNEHNQGYGGNQKVGYSYAIAEGFDFVAMVHGDGQYAPEELPRLMEPLHAREADAVFGSRMLSRFGALKGGMPLYKYVGNKILTTVQNALLGTRLSEFHSGYRIYSVAALRRIPFQLNSNDFHFDTEIILQLLNAQARILELPIPTYYGTEISRVNGMKYAKDVTLATMRNVLHRAGLLYQRRYDPISHDNRHYDLKLGYASSHSWALDAVPPGAKVLDIGAGPGGIAAQLVSKGCTTAVVDQHPPENPDPHIQIHVQNLDEPLRFNVRDYDHLLLLDVIEHLKDPEQFLAELRQQFDYTPRKLVLTTPNIGFIVQRLMLLAGQFNYGKAGILDRTHTRLFTFRSLRHLLRDNGFRIKEIRGVPAPFPKVLGNGVLGKAALGANMALIRLSKTLFSYQIYVEAETTPDVSFVLKDSKERSAQRTQRLREAQQPREAPSSSKAKAPKKPRRHA; this is translated from the coding sequence ATGACCGCGCCGTCCCAGCAGCCGCGGCTGCTCATCTTCGTCATCGCCTACTACGCCGAGTCCACCCTGCGCTGGGTGCTCGAGCGCATCCCCGCCTCGATCTTCGAGCAGTACGCGTGCGAGGTGCTGGTCGTCGACGACGCCTCCCAGGACCGGACCTTCGAGATCGGCCGCGAGTACCAGGAGAACCATCCGGACATCCGGATGACGGTGCTGCGCAACGAGCACAACCAGGGCTACGGCGGCAACCAGAAGGTCGGCTACTCCTACGCCATCGCGGAAGGGTTCGACTTCGTCGCCATGGTGCACGGCGACGGGCAGTACGCCCCCGAGGAGCTGCCTCGGCTGATGGAGCCTCTGCACGCGCGCGAGGCGGACGCTGTCTTCGGCAGCCGGATGCTGAGCCGCTTCGGGGCGCTCAAGGGCGGCATGCCGCTCTACAAGTACGTGGGGAACAAGATCCTCACCACCGTGCAGAACGCGCTGCTGGGCACGCGCCTGTCCGAGTTCCACAGCGGCTACCGCATCTACTCGGTGGCGGCGCTGCGCCGCATCCCCTTCCAGCTCAACTCGAACGACTTCCACTTCGACACGGAGATCATCCTCCAGCTGCTCAACGCCCAGGCGCGCATCCTGGAGCTGCCCATCCCCACCTACTACGGCACCGAGATCTCCCGGGTGAACGGGATGAAGTACGCCAAGGACGTGACGCTGGCCACGATGCGCAACGTCCTCCACCGCGCGGGTCTGCTCTACCAGCGCCGCTACGATCCGATCAGCCACGACAACCGGCACTACGATCTCAAGCTGGGCTACGCGAGCAGCCACTCGTGGGCGCTGGACGCGGTGCCTCCGGGGGCCAAGGTGCTGGACATCGGCGCTGGGCCGGGAGGCATCGCCGCTCAGCTCGTGAGCAAGGGCTGCACCACCGCCGTGGTGGACCAGCACCCGCCCGAGAATCCCGATCCGCATATCCAGATCCACGTGCAGAACCTGGACGAGCCGCTGCGCTTCAACGTCCGCGACTACGATCACCTGCTCCTGCTGGACGTCATCGAGCACCTCAAGGATCCCGAGCAGTTCCTCGCCGAGCTGCGCCAGCAGTTCGACTACACGCCTCGGAAGCTGGTGCTGACCACGCCCAACATCGGCTTCATCGTCCAGCGGCTCATGCTGCTCGCGGGGCAGTTCAACTACGGCAAGGCCGGCATCCTGGACCGGACGCACACGCGCCTGTTCACCTTCCGCAGCCTGCGCCACCTGCTGCGCGACAACGGCTTCCGCATCAAGGAGATCCGCGGCGTCCCCGCACCGTTCCCCAAGGTGCTCGGCAACGGCGTGCTCGGCAAGGCGGCCCTTGGGGCGAACATGGCGCTGATCCGGCTGAGCAAGACGCTCTTCTCGTACCAGATCTACGTCGAGGCCGAGACCACGCCCGACGTGAGCTTCGTCCTCAAGGACTCGAAGGAGCGCAGCGCTCAGCGCACCCAGCGCCTGCGCGAGGCCCAGCAGCCCCGCGAGGCGCCTTCCTCCTCCAAGGCGAAGGCTCCCAAGAAGCCGCGCCGCCATGCGTGA